One genomic window of Daphnia pulex isolate KAP4 chromosome 10, ASM2113471v1 includes the following:
- the LOC124205995 gene encoding serine/arginine-rich splicing factor 2-like isoform X2 — translation MSGRGPPRIEGMTSLKVDNLTYRTTCEDLRRVFEKYGDVGDVYIPKDRFSRESRGFAFVRFYDRRDGEDAMHAMDGRMMDGRELRVQLARYGRPDDPPRRSGRSSRRRSRSRDRRSRSRSRSRSRSRDRDDKRGSRRDDDRRSKKKSKSRSRSRSDSRERSRDRSRDRSRSRSKSPREEGGNRSPVVKEEPAAEVDRRNHDEEDNGHDDRRSRDREHDDDNDHRRSASRSRSRSRSRSGSKD, via the exons ATGAGTGGTCGCGGCCCTCCTCGTATCGAAGGTATGACCTCTTTGAAAGTTGACAACCTCACTTATCGTACTACATGCGAAGATTTGCGTCGAGTATTCGAAAAATATGGAGATGTAGGAGATGTTTACATCCCCAAGGATCGCTTTTCTAGAGAAAGTCGTGGTTTCGCTTTTGTCAG GTTTTATGACAGACGTGATGGAGAAGATGCAATGCATGCTATGGATGGTAGGATGATGGATGGACGGGAACTAAGAGTTCAGTTGGCTCGTTATGGACGTCCTGATGACCCACCTAGACGCAGTGGACGTAGTTCAAGAAGGAGAAG TCGTTCACGTGACCGCCGATCCAGATCTCGATCTCGTTCACGCAGTCGCAGCCGAGACCGTGATGACAAACGAGGTAGTCGCCGTGACGATGATCGTCgaagcaagaagaagagcaaatcCAG GTCTCGCAGTCGCAGCGACAGTCGCGAGCGAAGCCGTGATCGGAGTCGTGATCGAAGCCGCTCTCGCAGCAAGAGCCCAAGAGAGGAAGGTGGAAACAGATCTCCGGTCGTGAAAGAAGAGCCCGCAGCTGAGGTAGACCGAAGAAATCACGATGAAGAAGACAACGGACATGATGATCGTCGTAGTCGCGATCGTGAGCACGACGACGATAACGACCACAGACGCTCTGCATCACGCTCGCGATCTCGCTCGCGTTCACGATCTGGTTCAAA GGATTGA
- the LOC124205997 gene encoding uncharacterized protein LOC124205997, whose translation MTHSSLSFRTCLVILACVIVVASLKSPKNSTSSGRWSIKKTNCNLKKSLSSFKSSVKNDSLTFFNRALKKTNPISALRKRLGTASKLYNPSDPLHAYPNQWDLIVHGIFQKLSRFEVNNADTIRTLIRVVRVVTIIGLVLGIIGIVIGVAVPLGTAALAIGRREDVGEDKTDVVDWNYVDQISQSVIYAIENGMLKYEM comes from the exons ATGACGCACTCATCACTCAG TTTCCGTACGTGCCTCGTCATATTGGCGTGCGTCATAGTCGTCGCTTCCCTCAAATCTCCGAAAAATTCGACATCGTCAGGCAGATGGAGTATCAAGAAGACCAACTGCAATCTGAAAAAGAGTTTGTCTTCATTCAAATCGTCGGTGAAGAATGATAGTTTAACGTTCTTCAACCGAGCTCTAAAGAAGACCAACCCGATTAGTGCGCTCCGGAAGCGATTGGGAACGGCCAGCAAACTGTACAACCCGTCGGATCCGCTTCACGCCTACCCCAATCAATGGGATTTAATAGTGCACGGAATCTTCCAGAAACTGTCCCGATTCGAAGTGAACAATGCAGATACCATCCGGACGTTGATCCGAGTCGTCAGGGTAGTTACCATCATCGGTTTAGTCCTTGGAATAATCGGAATTGTCATCGGAGTGGCCGTTCCATTAGGCACCGCTGCGCTTGCGATTGGTCGCAGAGAAGATGTTGGAGAGGACAAAACCGATGTGGTCGACTGGAATTATGTCGATCAAATTTCCCAAAGCGTCATCTACGCCATTGAAAACGGCATGCTCAAATACGAAATGTGA
- the LOC124205995 gene encoding serine/arginine-rich splicing factor 2-like isoform X1 yields the protein MSGRGPPRIEGMTSLKVDNLTYRTTCEDLRRVFEKYGDVGDVYIPKDRFSRESRGFAFVRFYDRRDGEDAMHAMDGRMMDGRELRVQLARYGRPDDPPRRSGRSSRRRRSRSRSRSRDRRSRSRSRSRSRSRDRDDKRGSRRDDDRRSKKKSKSRSRSRSDSRERSRDRSRDRSRSRSKSPREEGGNRSPVVKEEPAAEVDRRNHDEEDNGHDDRRSRDREHDDDNDHRRSASRSRSRSRSRSGSKD from the exons ATGAGTGGTCGCGGCCCTCCTCGTATCGAAGGTATGACCTCTTTGAAAGTTGACAACCTCACTTATCGTACTACATGCGAAGATTTGCGTCGAGTATTCGAAAAATATGGAGATGTAGGAGATGTTTACATCCCCAAGGATCGCTTTTCTAGAGAAAGTCGTGGTTTCGCTTTTGTCAG GTTTTATGACAGACGTGATGGAGAAGATGCAATGCATGCTATGGATGGTAGGATGATGGATGGACGGGAACTAAGAGTTCAGTTGGCTCGTTATGGACGTCCTGATGACCCACCTAGACGCAGTGGACGTAGTTCAAGAAGGAGAAG GTCTCGTTCTCGTAGTCGTTCACGTGACCGCCGATCCAGATCTCGATCTCGTTCACGCAGTCGCAGCCGAGACCGTGATGACAAACGAGGTAGTCGCCGTGACGATGATCGTCgaagcaagaagaagagcaaatcCAG GTCTCGCAGTCGCAGCGACAGTCGCGAGCGAAGCCGTGATCGGAGTCGTGATCGAAGCCGCTCTCGCAGCAAGAGCCCAAGAGAGGAAGGTGGAAACAGATCTCCGGTCGTGAAAGAAGAGCCCGCAGCTGAGGTAGACCGAAGAAATCACGATGAAGAAGACAACGGACATGATGATCGTCGTAGTCGCGATCGTGAGCACGACGACGATAACGACCACAGACGCTCTGCATCACGCTCGCGATCTCGCTCGCGTTCACGATCTGGTTCAAA GGATTGA
- the LOC124205994 gene encoding polyadenylate-binding protein-interacting protein 1-like isoform X1 produces MTSTAAAAVSKKDTRFAPTPAGNQQFFRRERSFVLQRPSQNVPTGNNFQQRERSFIRDGNRSGGGSSSNAFPNSVGSNSGKTRGGSYHNGNNGPAAPASAAAGRGSKPNMEIYRPPSMRSGEVPAGGRGQFPQNSTDHQPPRLTKSRTSLELNNNSTRAANNKVAQQGAAAATVTSITIQKQPVNEATASPAGQFVLQRSKSSGSHLTLQQQKVPVPTPASTNATPKVGNSELPDVSSFPEAAQILLRKIAVDPDGANSRSVMEAVKTLFNRVIESSRYASSIARYCSYVIEKETKETFRESLLNTCQESFQERDRILRSAGESSQRWVAFINFLNEMYLQLKRRNFNSKIKTSSTRPSPDLILLSLLAESCCATLRQPSSQSLQELECLFFVLTGIGRDVETELPTKMFAIWNAIRDAFLEMNALPGAAQRTLLQLVELRAAKWQLPATAVTYYYPSVSGSAY; encoded by the exons ATGActtcgactgctgctgctgctgtcagtAAAAAAGATACCCGATTTGCCCCAACTCCCGCCGGCAACCAACAG TTCTTTAGGCGAGAACGCAGCTTTGTCCTCCAACGACCTTCTCAG AATGTGCCAACGGGAAATAATTTTCAGCAACGAGAGCGGAGTTTCATTCGTGATGGAAATCGCTCAGGTGGCGGCAGCTCATCAAATGCTTTCCCGAATTCCGTGGGAAGCAACAGTGGTAAAACACGCGGTGGCTCTTATCATAATGGGAACAATGGGCCAGCAGCACCGGCATCTGCAGCCGCCGGGAGGGGCAGCAAACCGAATATGGAAATCTATCGGCCTCCAA GTATGCGGAGTGGTGAAGTTCCAGCTGGTGGACGGGGGCAATTCCCTCAGAACTCTACCGATCATCAGCCCCCACGTCTTACCAAAAGTCGAACTTCACTGGAACTCAATAATAATAGCACCAGGGCAGCTAATAATAAAGTAGCACAGCAGGGCGCTGCAGCTGCTACCGTTACTTCAATCACGATACAAAAGCAACCGGTTAACGAGGCGACCGCATCACCGGCGGGTCAGTTCGTCCTCCAAAGATCCAAAAGTAGTGGATCCCATCTTACTCTGCAACAGCAAAAAGTGCCCGTACCGACTCCAGCGTCAACTAATGCAACGCCCAAAGTCGGCAATTCGGAATTACCTGATGTCAGCTCATTTCCTGAGGCAGCTCAAATTCTACTCAGGAAAATCGCTGTCG ATCCAGACGGAGCCAATAGCCGCTCTGTGATGGAGGCTGTCAAGACCTTATTCAATCGAGTGATTGAATCATCTCGTTATGCGTCTTCGATAGCTCGTTACTGCTCATACGTCATAGAG AAAGAAACTAAAGAAACTTTCCGCGAGAGCTTGCTCAATACGTGTCAAGAATCGTTCCAGGAACGTGACCGAATCTTGAGATCGGCAGGGGAATCATCCCAACGTTGGGTGGCCTTCATTAATTTCTTGAACGAAATGTATTTACAG CTGAAGCGACGCAATTTCaactctaaaataaaaactagttCAACGAGACCGTCTCCCGATTTGATTCTACTCTCTCTATTGGCCGAGAGCTGCTGTGCTACACTCAGACAGCCATCATCGCAATCTCTTCAAGAG CtggaatgtttgtttttcgttctGACTGGCATCGGTCGTGACGTCGAAACGGAGCTTCCTACTAAGATGTTTGCCATATGGAACGCCATTCGTGATGCGTTTCTCGAGATGAACGCATTGCCTGGAGCAGCTCAACGCACTTTGCTGCAGTTGGTGGAACTGAGAGCGGCTAAATGGCAACTACCTGCCACGGCAGTCACGTACTATTATCCATCCGTCTCGGGATCTGCCTATTGA
- the LOC124205994 gene encoding polyadenylate-binding protein-interacting protein 1-like isoform X2: MTSTAAAAVSKKDTRFAPTPAGNQQNVPTGNNFQQRERSFIRDGNRSGGGSSSNAFPNSVGSNSGKTRGGSYHNGNNGPAAPASAAAGRGSKPNMEIYRPPSMRSGEVPAGGRGQFPQNSTDHQPPRLTKSRTSLELNNNSTRAANNKVAQQGAAAATVTSITIQKQPVNEATASPAGQFVLQRSKSSGSHLTLQQQKVPVPTPASTNATPKVGNSELPDVSSFPEAAQILLRKIAVDPDGANSRSVMEAVKTLFNRVIESSRYASSIARYCSYVIEKETKETFRESLLNTCQESFQERDRILRSAGESSQRWVAFINFLNEMYLQLKRRNFNSKIKTSSTRPSPDLILLSLLAESCCATLRQPSSQSLQELECLFFVLTGIGRDVETELPTKMFAIWNAIRDAFLEMNALPGAAQRTLLQLVELRAAKWQLPATAVTYYYPSVSGSAY; the protein is encoded by the exons ATGActtcgactgctgctgctgctgtcagtAAAAAAGATACCCGATTTGCCCCAACTCCCGCCGGCAACCAACAG AATGTGCCAACGGGAAATAATTTTCAGCAACGAGAGCGGAGTTTCATTCGTGATGGAAATCGCTCAGGTGGCGGCAGCTCATCAAATGCTTTCCCGAATTCCGTGGGAAGCAACAGTGGTAAAACACGCGGTGGCTCTTATCATAATGGGAACAATGGGCCAGCAGCACCGGCATCTGCAGCCGCCGGGAGGGGCAGCAAACCGAATATGGAAATCTATCGGCCTCCAA GTATGCGGAGTGGTGAAGTTCCAGCTGGTGGACGGGGGCAATTCCCTCAGAACTCTACCGATCATCAGCCCCCACGTCTTACCAAAAGTCGAACTTCACTGGAACTCAATAATAATAGCACCAGGGCAGCTAATAATAAAGTAGCACAGCAGGGCGCTGCAGCTGCTACCGTTACTTCAATCACGATACAAAAGCAACCGGTTAACGAGGCGACCGCATCACCGGCGGGTCAGTTCGTCCTCCAAAGATCCAAAAGTAGTGGATCCCATCTTACTCTGCAACAGCAAAAAGTGCCCGTACCGACTCCAGCGTCAACTAATGCAACGCCCAAAGTCGGCAATTCGGAATTACCTGATGTCAGCTCATTTCCTGAGGCAGCTCAAATTCTACTCAGGAAAATCGCTGTCG ATCCAGACGGAGCCAATAGCCGCTCTGTGATGGAGGCTGTCAAGACCTTATTCAATCGAGTGATTGAATCATCTCGTTATGCGTCTTCGATAGCTCGTTACTGCTCATACGTCATAGAG AAAGAAACTAAAGAAACTTTCCGCGAGAGCTTGCTCAATACGTGTCAAGAATCGTTCCAGGAACGTGACCGAATCTTGAGATCGGCAGGGGAATCATCCCAACGTTGGGTGGCCTTCATTAATTTCTTGAACGAAATGTATTTACAG CTGAAGCGACGCAATTTCaactctaaaataaaaactagttCAACGAGACCGTCTCCCGATTTGATTCTACTCTCTCTATTGGCCGAGAGCTGCTGTGCTACACTCAGACAGCCATCATCGCAATCTCTTCAAGAG CtggaatgtttgtttttcgttctGACTGGCATCGGTCGTGACGTCGAAACGGAGCTTCCTACTAAGATGTTTGCCATATGGAACGCCATTCGTGATGCGTTTCTCGAGATGAACGCATTGCCTGGAGCAGCTCAACGCACTTTGCTGCAGTTGGTGGAACTGAGAGCGGCTAAATGGCAACTACCTGCCACGGCAGTCACGTACTATTATCCATCCGTCTCGGGATCTGCCTATTGA